A genomic stretch from Lathyrus oleraceus cultivar Zhongwan6 chromosome 2, CAAS_Psat_ZW6_1.0, whole genome shotgun sequence includes:
- the LOC127122488 gene encoding uncharacterized mitochondrial protein AtMg00240-like, with protein MKCELEILKRFDLLNWKVVVTASETNHKLDSDSEGDDVDATNFNQVVGSLGYLCNTIPDICYAIGIVSRFMSKPKWYHYQAAVRILRYIKGTLKYGVMFPYGEKTNPELMYYSDSDWCGDRVDERNTSGYLFKFLEVIFLGVPRSNQLLLCQTMKLNIFQVLWLHVKLFGF; from the coding sequence ATGAAGTGTGAACTTGAGATTTTGAAGAGATTTGACTTGCTAAATTGGAAGGTTGTTGTCACAGCATCAGAAACAAATCACAAAttggattctgattctgaaggtgatgatgtagatgccACAAATTTCAATCAGGTGGTTGGCTCTCTGGggtatttgtgtaataccatACCTGACATTTGCTATGCAATTGGAATtgttagtaggttcatgagtaagCCAAAGTGGTAtcattaccaagctgctgtcaggattctgaggtatataaAGGGGACTCTAAAGTATGGAGTTATGTTCCCTTATGGAGAAAAGACTAATCCAGAGCTGATGTATTACTCAgactctgattggtgtggagacaggGTTGACGAAAGAAATACTTCTGGATACTTGTTTAAGTTTCTGGAAGTCatatttcttggtgttccaagaagcaaccagttGTTACTTTGCCAAACTATGAAGCTGAATATATTCCAGGTGTTGTGGTTGCATGTCAAGTTGTTTGGCTTTTGA
- the LOC127122490 gene encoding uncharacterized protein LOC127122490, which yields MEDKETINDYITRITQLVNQIKSCGETILEQNVVSKVLRSLTSRFDNIVVAIEESKDLTTLSKDELQSSGADKAKAEISLQARFNEKNKRSKGKFSARGKSNFQNFGSNDSQNSKHSTSEKGESSSKDSGHSNGFKKRDVSKVQCYKCRKFGHFANSCRGKSNENHNNEAKIAREEVDDEDTLLVMITEESYGITDVPGSSHSSDSLRDNSCTVPENSEKMHSDRSALVTVRDGVQGRDEWYLDSGCSTHMTGRRDWCVQINQATKSKVKFADDTTLSAEGVGDVLIGKRNDGHSRIKDVLYIPGIKCNLLSIDQLLERGYKIRLEDKILCVLDSNGVLILKAPMTANRTFKVELKVMEHHCLATAESRDEWL from the exons ATGGAAGACAAAGAAACGATCAACGACTACATTACGCGCATTACCCAGTTAgttaatcaaatcaaatcttGTGGGGAAACGATTCTTGAGCAGAATGTTGTATCGAAAGTATTGCGTTCGTTAACGTCGCGTTTTGACAACATAGTTGTGGCTATTGAAGAATCAAAGGATCTAACAACTTTGAGCAAGGATGAATTGCAAAGTTC aGGCGCCGACAAAGCCAAAGCGGAGATTTCTCTGCAAGCGCGTTTCAATGAAAAGAATAAGAGGTCGAAAGGAAAATTTTCGGCGAGAGGTAAATcaaattttcagaattttggtTCAAACGATTCTCAAAATTCAAAGCATTCGACGAGTGAAAAGGGTGAAAGTAGCTCCAAGGATAGTGGTCATAGCAATGGTTTTAAGAAGCGTGATGTGAGTAAGGTGCAATGCTACAAGTGCAGAAAGTTTGGACACTTTGCAAATTCGTGTCGTGGTAAATCGAATGAGAATCACAATAATGAAGCCAAGATTGCTAGGGAAGAGGTAGATGATGAGGACACACTTCTAGTAATGATCACGGAGGAGAGTTATGGTATTACGGATGTTCCGGGTAGCAGCCACAGTAGTGACAGTTTGCGGGACAACAGTTGTACCGTCCCGGAAAATAGCGAGAAAATGCATTCGGATCGAAGTGCATTGGTTACCGTTCGTGATGGAGTCCAAGGGAGAGATGAGTGGTACTTGGATTCCGGTTGTTCAACACATATGACGGGTCGAAGAGATTGGTGTGTGCAAATCAATCAAGCGACAAAAAGTAAAGTCAAATTTGCCGACGACACCACTTTAAGTGCCGAAGGGGTAGGAGATGTTTTGATCGGAAAAAGGAATGATGGACATTCAAGGATCAAAGATGTCTTGTATATACCGGGAATTAAGTGTAATCTTTTAAGCATTGACCAATTACTTGAAAGAGGATACAAAATTCGTTTGGAGGACAAGATTTTATGCGTTTTGGATTCAAATGGTGTGTTGATTCTAAAAGCGCCAATGACTGCCAATAGAACCTTTAAGGTTGAGTTAAAGGTTATGGAGCATCATTGTCTAGCTACCGCGGAAAGTAGAGATGAGTGGTTATGA
- the LOC127122489 gene encoding lisH domain-containing protein C1711.05-like, with translation MAYESDDDELMQLTFFDSEYESESEDDSESEVKFDSEYESESEDELESEESQGDSEDEEDSEGESDNEDEFDSDPYSDGDSDSGGDPNSANISDSEGGHASEGGTYGIPTSDIVPAFEGDSEQVHRLQRIRQIPRRFANFNMLQDIELDYEGEAVQCVMLEDFKLVSIEEALKKKV, from the exons ATGGCTTATGAATCTGATGATGATGAACTTATGCAATTGACATTTTTTGATTCGGAATATGAGTCTGAGTCAGAagatgactctgaatctgaagtCAAGTTTGATTCTGAATATGAGTCAGAATCAGAAGATGAGTTAGAGTCTGAAG AGTCTCAAGGTGACTCTGAAGATGAAGAAGACTCTGAAGGTGAGTCTGATAATGAAGATGAATTTGATTCTGATCCATattctgatggtgattcagaCTCTGGTGGAGATCCAAACTCTGCGAATATTTCAGACTCTGAAGGTGGTCATGCCTCTGAAGGTGGTACTTATGGGATTCCAACATCTGATATTGTTCCAGCGTTCGAAGGAGATTCTGAACAAGTTCATAGGCTACAAAGAATTAGACAAATACCAAGAAGATTTGCAAATTTTAACATGCTGCAAGATATTGAATTAGACTATGAAGGAGAAGCCGTTCAGTGTGTCATGTTAGAAGACTTTAAACTAGTGAGTATTGAAGAAGCTCTCAAAAAGAAAGTGTGA
- the LOC127118726 gene encoding purine permease 3 has translation MVERISQEKEEENERRSMKKLLLILNSILLAIGTCGGPLVMRLYFIHGGNRVWLSSFLETSAFPIILIPLTISHIHNRYNNPNGPNTFVSMKSPLFFASAVIGILTGLDDYLYACGIKRLPVSTSSLIQSSHLAFTAVFAFLVVKHKFTAYSVNSIVLLTLGSVVLALNSKGGDRLVGESSKEYVIGFVMILASAALYGFVLPLMELVYKKSKQVISYSLVMEIQLVMCFFATLFCVVGMFIDNDFKVIPREAREFKLGETKYYVVLVWSAIMWQFFFLGVIGVIFCSSSLLSGVIIAAFLPITEVLAVIVYKESFQAEKGVALALSLWGFVSYFYDEIKEARKTKSRETELPQSHHSIA, from the exons ATGGTAGAAAGAATAAGccaagaaaaagaagaagaaaacgAAAGAAGAAGCATGAAGAAACTCCTTCTAATACTAAACTCAATCCTCTTAGCCATAGGAACATGCGGTGGCCCACTAGTAATGCGTCTATACTTCATCCATGGCGGCAACCGCGTCTGGCTCTCAAGCTTCCTCGAGACATCTGCCTTCCCAATAATCCTCATTCCGTTAACCATCTCTCACATCCACAACCGTTACAATAACCCTAATGGACCAAACACCTTTGTCTCAATGAAATCACCTTTGTTTTTCGCCTCCGCCGTCATCGGAATCCTCACCGGTCTCGACGACTACCTCTACGCCTGCGGCATAAAGCGTCTCCCGGTGTCGACTTCTTCCTTAATCCAATCCTCGCACTTAGCTTTCACTGCCGTTTTCGCTTTTCTGGTTGTGAAGCATAAGTTTACGGCGTATTCTGTTAATTCTATTGTGTTGTTGACGCTTGGAAGTGTGGTTTTGGCTTTGAACTCTAAGGGTGGGGATCGTCTTGTTGGGGAGTCGAGTAAGGAGTATGTGATTGGTTTTGTGATGATATTGGCTTCGGCTGCTTTGTATGGATTTGTTTTGCCGTTGATGGAGTTGGTTTATAAAAAGAGTAAACAAGTTATTAGTTATTCTCTTGTTATGGAGATTCAGCTTGTTATGTGCTTCTTTGCTactttgttttgtgttgttggGATGTTCATAGACAATGATTTTAAG GTGATTCCAAGAGAAGCAAGAGAGTTTAAGCTAGGGGAAACAAAGTACTATGTTGTGTTAGTGTGGAGTGCTATAATGTGGCAGTTTTTCTTCTTAGGAGTGATTGGAGTTATTTTTTGCTCCTCGTCTTTATTGTCTGGTGTTATAATTGCTGCGTTTCTTCCCATAACTGAAGTTTTAGCTGTTATTGTCTACAAAGAGAGTTTTCAAGCAGAGAAAGGGGTTGCTTTGGCGCTTTCTCTTTGGGGTTTTGTGTCTTACTTTTATGATGAGATTAAAGAAGCAAGAAAAACGAAAAGTAGAGAAACGGAACTGCCTCAAAGTCATCACTCCATCGCATGA